The DNA sequence CGCTCGTGCTATTGCCTCATTGGCCCAGGACCACAACGTCGCGGTGGTGCATGGCGGAGGTGTGGCTTTGACCCGCACCCTGAAGCAATTGGGTAAAACCAGCGAATTCATCAATGGTTTGCGGGTCACTGATAGCGAGACCCGCGACGTCGCGCTCATGGTGCTGGCCGGGGGAGTCAATAAGCAGGTGGTGGCGGAGCTCGCTGCGGTCGGCTGTCAGGCGGTGGGAATGTGCGGCGGAGATGGCCTGTCTTTCCGCGCCCGCAAGAAGAACGGTACCGCCCATGACTTGGGATTCGTCGGCGAGATTTGCTCTACCGATGCACGCTGGATCGAAGCGGTTTGGGGTTATGGCGGTGTCCCGGTGATCTCCAGCCTGGCGCTGGGTGTGGATGGCCAGTACTACAACATTAATGCCGACCAGATGGCCGCTGCCTGCGCCGCCGCCTGCCATGCCAGTGCACTTATCTTTTTGACTGACGTTCCCGGAGTGAAAGATGCCAGCGGTGAGGTCATGCGTTGGCTCACGTTGAACGAAATCCCCACTCTGGTGGAGCAATCCGTTGTGTTCGGAGGCATGCTGCCCAAGCTTGAGGCATGTGGGGAAGCTTTGCGCAAAGGCGTAGGACGCGTGCGTATTTTGCCGGCCTTGCAAGCAGAAGTGTTGCCGCAGTTCTATCGCTCGAAAATTGATTTAGGAACCGAGGTAATGGTGGCATGAACCTGGAAGCAGTCATGAAAAGAGAAGCTGCCCTGCTGCTGCCTACCTACGATCGGTACAAGGTGCTGCTGCGCAAAGGAAAAGGTGTCTATGTGTACGACGCCTCAGGGCGCAAGTACCTTGATTTTCTCAGCGGCATCGGAGTGAATGCCCTGGGCTATGGACATCCCGCGATCGCCAAGGTCATGGCTCGCCAGTCTGAACTTTTGGTGCACTCCTCGAACCTGTTCTTCCATGAATATCAGGGCGAGCTGGCGGAGCGCTTGACCCGTCTCTCCGGCATGGACCGGGCTTTTTTCTGCAACAGCGGAACCGAAGCCTGGGAGTGCGCGCTCAAACTGGCGCGCGCCTATGCGCGCACACGCCGCAATGGAAGCAAGCCAAGCTGGCGCGTGCTGGCCATGGACAATTCTTTTCATGGACGCACCTTCGGTTCTTTGGCTACGACGGGACAGGCAAAATACCGCGATCCGTTCATGCCCTTGATGCCCGGAGTCGAGTTCGTGCACTACAACGATGTGGATGACCTGCGAAAGAAATTCGATTCCAGTGTTTGCGCCATCGGGCTTGAAGTCGTGCAGGGTGAAGGCGGCATTCGTCTGGTGGATAAGCAGTTCCTGCAAACGGCCAGAACTCTTGCCAACAAATATCACGCGCTGCTGATATTCGATGAGATCCAGAGCGGGTTAGGACGCACCGGAAAAATGTTCGCTTATCAGCACTATGGCATCTCGCCCGACGTCGTCACCATTGCCAAGCCACTCGCTGCCGGATTGCCCTTGGGTGCAGTGCTAACCAAAGAAGCGGTTTCCCGCAGCTTCCATCCTGGGATGCACGGCACCACCTTCGGTGGCGGGCCGCTGGCCTGCGCGGTTGCCATTGCATTCTTGCAGACGCTGGAGCGGGAAAAGCTGGTGGAGCATGCGCACAAGATGGGGAACTATCTGCGCGAACAGCTTGAATCACTGCAAGAGCGGCACAAGGCAATCACCGACGTTCGGGTGCTGGGCTTGATGGTCGGAGTGGAATTGAATTCCGGCGAGCTGGCCAAGACAGTTGTTAAAAAGATGATGGAGCGCGGCGTCATCATCAACCGGACCCACGAAAACGT is a window from the Terriglobales bacterium genome containing:
- a CDS encoding aspartate aminotransferase family protein translates to MKREAALLLPTYDRYKVLLRKGKGVYVYDASGRKYLDFLSGIGVNALGYGHPAIAKVMARQSELLVHSSNLFFHEYQGELAERLTRLSGMDRAFFCNSGTEAWECALKLARAYARTRRNGSKPSWRVLAMDNSFHGRTFGSLATTGQAKYRDPFMPLMPGVEFVHYNDVDDLRKKFDSSVCAIGLEVVQGEGGIRLVDKQFLQTARTLANKYHALLIFDEIQSGLGRTGKMFAYQHYGISPDVVTIAKPLAAGLPLGAVLTKEAVSRSFHPGMHGTTFGGGPLACAVAIAFLQTLEREKLVEHAHKMGNYLREQLESLQERHKAITDVRVLGLMVGVELNSGELAKTVVKKMMERGVIINRTHENVLRFLPPYVIGKAHVDEVIEKLDLVLAEEEGQINTKAQGKARRSIAS
- the argB gene encoding acetylglutamate kinase, which translates into the protein MKIVIKIGGVALDDSNLRRNCARAIASLAQDHNVAVVHGGGVALTRTLKQLGKTSEFINGLRVTDSETRDVALMVLAGGVNKQVVAELAAVGCQAVGMCGGDGLSFRARKKNGTAHDLGFVGEICSTDARWIEAVWGYGGVPVISSLALGVDGQYYNINADQMAAACAAACHASALIFLTDVPGVKDASGEVMRWLTLNEIPTLVEQSVVFGGMLPKLEACGEALRKGVGRVRILPALQAEVLPQFYRSKIDLGTEVMVA